In the Elusimicrobiota bacterium genome, GAAAATGACGATTTCACAAAACACGCGCCTGAAAAAGAAGTTTCAAAAATAAAAGAACGACTCAGAGATGCTGAGGAAAAAATCCGCCATCTAACAGAAAATATTAAATCTATGTCTTAAAAGAGGAATTATGCCGATCAGGACAGTTAAAGTTGAAAAAAATTATTTGAAACATGCCGAAGGTTCCTGCCTTTTTTCAATGGGAGAAACCAGGGTCCTTTGCGTTGCAAGCGTTGAAAATAAAGTCCCGTTTTTTATTGAAAAAGAAGGTTTAAATAAAGGATGGGTGACGGCGGAATATTCTCTTCTTCCGCGGGCAGGAAAAGAAAGGACCCCCAGAAACAGGAGCACCGGCGGAGGGCGAAGCCAGGAAATCTCAAGATTAATCGGCCGTTCGTTAAGAGGAATAATTGATCTGAAAGTTTTGGGAACGCGATCAATAATTTTAGATTGCGACGTTATCAAAGCGGACGGAGGCACAAGAACCGCGTCAATTAACGGCGCTTTTATTTCGCTGGTTCTTGCGCTTAAAAAACTTCAGAAAGAGAAAGCGATAGATTCTTTTCCTATCAAAGAATATCTAGGCGCCGTAAGCGTGGGTATTGTTAAAGGCAAAAAGATTTTGGATCTTTGCGCTGAAGAAGACAATAACGCGGATGTGGATATGAACGTCGTTATGACCGGGTCCGGAAGAATCGTTGAGATACAGGGGACTGCCGAGAAAGAAACCTTTTCAAAAAAGGATTTGGATGAGATGCTAGTCCTTGCCTGGAAAGGAATAAAGTCAATAATAAATATTCAGAAAAAAATAATTGGCCAGCTAAAATAATGAATGAGTTAGTGATAGCGACAAATAACAAACATAAATACGAAGAAATTAAAAGTATCTTAAAAGATTTGCCTATAAAAATTCATTCGTTAGCTGAATTTAAAGGAATACCGCATATAATAGAAGACAAAAAAACCTTAGAAGAAAATGCGGTAAAAAAAGCTAAGACTGTTGCTAAAATAACAAAAAAATGGGTTTTAGCGGATGATTCAGGACTTGAAGTCCGATACCTAAATAATGAACCAGGAGTTTATTCCGCAAGATGGGCTGGTTCCCATTGTTCTTACGAAGACAACAATAATAAACTTCTCAAATTGTTGAAAGGTGTTCCGAAAGAAAAAAGGAAAGCCTGCTTCAGAACGGTGATCGCTTTATCGGATCCTCACGGCAAAGTATTTACGGTTGAAGGAAAAATTTGCGGTATAATAACGGAAAAAATTAAAGGAAAAAACGGGTTCGGATACGATCCTTTATTTTGGATAAAATCTCACTCTAAGACTTTAGCAGAGCTGAAAAACGAAGAAAAAAATAAAATCAGCCACAGGGCTAAAGCGCTTTTTAAAGCAAAAAGGCTTATACAATCTGAATTGACTCATTTTTAAGAAGTTGTTAAAATAGAAACAGTGATTAGTGATTAGAAATTGGAAATTAGAAGAGTCATGCCTTTTCAATTTGCTAGTATTTAGAAATTAGAAAGGTTTTATCAAATTACTATAAACTAATTACTCATTACTGTTTCATCGGGGAGTAGCGCAATTGGCTAGCGCGTCCCGATGGGATCGGGAAGGTCGCTGAAAAAAAATGTATTATCTATATATTCTCAAAAGCAAAAGAAATGGAAGATATTATATAGGTAGTACCGGAAATTTAGGTAAAAGACTTGAGGAGCATAACAGGGGGAAAACAAAAAGTACTAAAAAGTTTGTTCCATATCAATTGGAATACAAAGAGACTTTTGATACATTATCTGAAGCAAGAAAAAGAGAATACTATATTAAGTCCCAAAAAAGTAGCAGGTTTGTTGAAAAATTGATTAAATCGGGGAGTGGCGCAATTGGCTAGCGCGCTTGCTTTGGGAGCAAGAGGTCGTGGGTTCAAGTCCCACCTCCCCGATTTATAACAAGAGTGGGATTAGCGCGTCCCGATGGGATCGGGAAGGTCGTGGGTTCAAGTCCCACCTCCCCGATATAGTTTCTGATAAGCAGATCATTACGGAAAAACCTGCTCATCAGAAACTACTCGGGATGAGAAACGAAAGTATATAGGAAAACAAGAAAAACAATTTTGTTTGGAAAGGATTCTTTAAACTTTTAACTTTCAAAACTTTCTAAACTTTAAAACGTATTAAAGGAATAAACAATGCCTGAGTTAAGGCGGGACCCGATTATAGGAAGATGGGTCATCATCTCTAAAGAAAGAAGCAAGCGGCCAATTGAATTTTCCAGGGAAGAGGAACAGAATTCCAAAAAAAGCTGTCCTTTATGTCCGGGAAACGAAAAGGTCACTCCTCCGGAAATTTTTGCCTATGGGCCTCACGGAAGAGCCAAGGATACCAGCGGCTGGACAGCCAGAGTTGTTCCTAATAAATATCCGATTCTTCAGATAGAAGGAGCTTTAAACCGTCAGGGAGATGGAATGTACGATAAAATGAACGGGGTCGGAGCGCACGAAGTTATTATAGAATCTCCTGATCACGAAAAAGAAATACCTGAACTGCCGAAAAAACAAGTGGAAGATATTATTTGGGTTTATAAAGACAGAATAATTGACCTAAAAAAGGATGTTCGGCTTGAATATATTCTTATTTTTAAAAACAGGGGAGCACAAGCGGGGGCGACGTTGTCGCATCCGCATTCGCAGCTTATAGCAACCCCGATAATACCAAAAAGGGTGCGGGAAGAAATTATCGGGGCTAAGAACCATTACGACTACAAGGAAAGATGCGTTTTTTGCGACATAATGAAGCAGGAGATTTCATCCGGCCAAAGAGTTGTAGCAGAAAATGACCACTTTATAGCTTTTTGCCCTTTTGCTTCCCGTTTTCCGTTTGAAACTTGGATTTTACCGAAATTTCATTCTTCAAAATTTGAAGATATTCATCGGGAAGAAGCAAGTAATTTGGCAGGAATGCTTCAGACAGTTTTGGGAAAAATTGACAAAGTTTTAGAAAGGCCTCCCTTCAATTATATTATCCATAATTCACCTTTAAAAGAGCCGCACATGCCCTACGCCCATTGGTATCTTGAAATAATTCCTAAATTGACGCAGGTAGCCGGTTTTGAGTGGGGTAGCGGTTTTTACGTCAATCCAACCCCTCCTGAAGAAGCAGCAAAATTTTTAAAAGAATCCGAATAAAATTTAAAAAATGAAAATATTGATAACTGCAAGCGAGTGCGCCCCTTTCATAAAAGTGGGCGGTTTAGCAGACGTGGTCGGAACCCTTCCTCCTTATCTTAAAGAAGACGGCCATGATGTTAAAATTTTTATACCTAAATACCAAAAAATAGATGAAAATAAATTTCATCTAAAAAAACTTGCCTATAAACTTCAGATACCTATCGGCGAAAAATATGAAATTGCGAAAGTTATGACTGCTGTCAGCCCCAACGGGACTGATTGTTATTTTATTGAAAATGATAAATATTTCGGCCGTCCGGAAGTATACGGCCCTTCAGGCGAAGATTATCCGGACAATAGGGAACGTTTCATTTTTTTTTCGCGCTCAGTTTTAGAGGCTTCCAAAGCCATAGGTTTTCAGCCGGATATTGTTCACTGCCACGACTGGCAGACGGGGCTAATTCCCGCGTATCTTAAAACTTTGTACAGCATAGACGGATTTTATTGTAATACTGCCACGGTTTTCACTATCCACAACATTGCCTATCAGGGATTATTTAAGTCCGACACAATTAATATTGCCGGATTTTCATGGAAAGACTTTGTGTGGGATAAGCTGGAATATTTCGGGAAAATAAACTTTTTAAAAATCGGTTTGGTTTATGCCGATATGCTTTCAACAGTGAGCCCAACATACGCAAAAGAAATTCTTTATGAAGAGTCCGGGCGCGGAATGGAAAAAACTTTAAGGCACCGCACAAACGATCTGGAAGGAATACTTAACGGCATAGACTATAAGGAGTGGAATCCTTCTAATGATAAATTAATAGTTTCAAATTTTTCAAAAGACAATAGGGAAGGAAAAAAGAAATGCAAAATTGATCTGCAGAAAGTTTTTAATCTTAAGGAAAAAGAAGGCGCTCTTTTAATCGGCGCTGTCTCAAGGCTTGACCCTCAGAAAGGATATAATTTAATAAAAAAAGTCCTTCCAAAATTTGTTAATAACGATGTGCAGTTCATATTTTTAGGAAAAGGGGACAAAAATATTGAAAAAAGTCTTAATAATCTTGCTCGCAAGTATCCGTCAAAAATCGGGGTTCGTTTTGAATTTAACAATTTATTGGCTCATAAAATTTATGCGGGCAGCGACGCTTTTATTATGCCTTCCCTGTTTGAACCTTGCGGTTTAGGCCAGATGATTGCCCTAGCATATGGAACAATCCCTATAGTTAATAGAACAGGCGGCCTGTTTGATACCGTAAAAAATTTCAGCGAGAAAACTATGGAAGGAAACGGCTTTTCATTTCATCCGCCTGAAAAAGAAAATCTTCTAAAGACTTTTAAAAATGTATTAAAAACATATCACAACAAAAAAATGTGGGAAAAACTTATCATAAATGCTTTAAACAGCAATTTTTCCTGGGATAAATCAGCCCGCAGATATGAGGAAATGTATAGGAAAGCAGTTCAAAAAAAGAAAAACTAATAGAATTAATGAAAAAGATGAAAAAAATTATTTTAATAATTTTAAGTTTTTTGCTTTTTACGGTTAATTCTTTTGCCCTGGTTTCTGACCGGGTAAGTTTTGAAGAAGGAGAATTAAGAAGCGATCTGGAAAAAGACTTCTTTGTTGACCTTGATAAAGGGGAACTTTCCAAATACACTCTATATGATGCTTTTTTAATAGCTTCGGGAATTACCAAATTTTCAAATTTTATTTACTATCAGGGAAAACTGGCCAAGATAAGAGAAAGGGCTTTAAGAGAGGTAAAAAAAACCGACGATCCTTATATAGCTGCAAAAAATCTTTTATTTTGGCTGCATGACAATATTTTCAAAAAATACAGGGCTGATGCCACCTTAGCTAATGATATCTTAGATAACGGCGAGTTTAATTGCCTTTCAGGAAGCATCCTTTACACCCTCCTTGCAAAAGATTTGGGATTGAAAGTAGTGGGGGTGGTGGTTAAAGACCACGCGTTTTGCATGCTTGTTGATTCAAGAGGAGACAAAGACATAGAAACAACGATACGCTACGGTTTTGATCCCGGCACAAAAGAAATTGAACAGCTGAAAGAATTTACAAGGTACGTTTATGTACCAAAAAAAGAATATACTTTAAGAAGAACGGTAAATACATACCAATTGATAGGGGCTTTGTATTCAAATTTGGTCAACATTTTGAGTAATACCGAAAAAGAAGAAATTGATTATGATGCAGAAATACCCAAGTATAAAAAAGGTTATTATTTTGACCAGGAATCGGCAGTATTTAAAACCGATATTGAAGCATGCCTTAATAATCTTGCTTTAAAATATATCGGCAACGGCGATTACGATAACGCTTACCGGTATATCAGGCAGGCAAAAGTTTTCAATCCCAAAAACGAGGATTTTAAGAATTTAGAAAAGAAATATTTTAGCGAACGCGGAATTGATGAAGCGAAAAAAGGAAATTTTGAAAAGGGGATAGGATATCTTAAAATTGTGCTGGAAATTTACCCTTCGGACGAAAAATTGCTGAATAATCTGGCGTTTTGCTATATTTCCTGGGGTAATCTGTATTTTGAAAAACAGGATTTTGAAAATGCCTTAATTATTTTTCTGCAGGGGCTGAAAGATACTCCAAAAGATGAAGCGCTTTTACACAATATAAAAGCTTCTTACTATAATTTAGCGGTTAAAGAATATAAGAAGGGGAATTACGCAAGAGCAATCAAATATTCCGATGAAGCTCTAAAACTTTTTCCTGATGACAAAAGCTTCATAGAAATAAAACAGGCTTCCCAAGGGTTGTATTGATTAAGTAATGAGTAATTAGTGATTAGTGATGGGTAATGAGCGACGGGTGCGATAAACTGAAACTATAAATTCATAGATTAAGATCTTAATAATCCTAAAAAATAAAGAGTAAAAAGAAATTGTGAACAATTAATCCTTGCCCCGCTGGAAAATGCCGCGGAATCCTGCGGGCTGATGTGTCTGTTTTGTAAGTTATAGTTAAAAAGATGTCGTTGTCATTTGTGAGAGAAATTTATTTTCCAGCGGGGTTTACAATAAACCTGTTTTATTCTATAATAACAGTTCAAATAAAAGTCTGATTTTTTAAGGAATTTTTTAAAATACTATGTACAAAAAAGAAAATAGAATTATGTTCAGAGCTGTGCCGGTAATAATCGGCACCTTTGTTGCCGCATTATTGTTTAATGCAGTTTACCAAATGCAATTTTCTTATAGAAAGATTGCCCGGGACGCATATTTGGCGGTATTTATTTATAAAAGCTACGAATCGTCCGCAGATGAAATAAAAAAAGAGCTGGAAAGTATAAAGAATATAAAAAATATCTCATTTAATAGCAGTCCGTCTATATATGAAAAAATAGTAAACGGTTCATCAAAAATAAAAGATATCTTATTAAGCGGTGAAAATCCCTTTTCACCGTATTTTATTGTAAAACCCGAATTAATCGGCGCAGGTTATGTGGATGAATTAAAGAATAAAATTGAAAAAATTAAGGGTGTTGAAGAAATAAGATTTGATAATAGCCTTTTTAAAACTGCGGAAAAAATCGGAAATCTTAAATATATTTATCTTTCAACCTTAGTCTGCGCGGCAATAATTTTATTTGTTTCTTCTATAATCAAATTAGTCTATGAAATAATTCATTTTGAGGCGAATTTTTCAGATTACTTGTTGTCAGCTGTTTGGGGAATTGTTTTTGGTTTAGCGGGAATTATTATATATTTTGCGTTGAGCTCATACGTTTTTTCTTCAAACGAGGCTTTTGTCCCTATCAAATTTTTATTATCTATCTGGCCCGTAGGGATATTTTTGAATATTGTTTTAAAAGAATAATTTATGAGGCGGCTGTTTTATTTAATCCTTGTCCTATTGATTGCACATTTATGTATTTCTTTGGAAGCCTCGCCGAAGAAAAAAGACGACATAAGTGAAAAAAATAGAAGCTTAGCAGAACTGCAGGATAAGTTAAAAGCAAAGAAAAGCGAGCAGGAAAAATATAAAAAAGATGAAAAAAGGATTTCAAAAGAGCTGGATATTATTTCAAAAGAACTTGAACAAATCCAGACACACGGCGAGAAAATCCGGCGCGACATAATAAAAGCAGAAAATATTCTCAAGATTACCGAAAAAGAACTTGATGCTTCAAGATGGGAAAAGAGCAGATGGGCAGGGGCAGTAAAATTTGAAACAAATTTATGGTATCGCGAATATTTCAGTTATAAAAAGCTTTTTAACGATAATGTAAACGAAAAACTTATGTTTCAGGCTATTGAACAGAAGAAAAACTATTTTGCCAGCGCTTTAGATAGAGAAATGAACTCACAGATTGTGCTTGAAAAATGGCAGACTGCGCAAAGGCAATTGATGAATCTAAAAGCCAGGCAGGAAGAGATGGCTGTGCGAAAATCATCAGTTCAATCGCAGAAAAAGAACCTTTTAAAAACGACAGCGGGCAGGAGAGTTGTGGCGGAAAAAGAGATTCAAGAACTTTCCGAGTCAGGCAAAGCGCTTAAAGATTTTATAGCTAAGTTAGAAATAGAAAGAAAAGAAAAGGAAAAAGAAGAAAAAAAGGTAAAAACAAAGGAAAAAGTTCGTCTGAAACGCAAGAGAATTTCCTGGCCTTTGCAGGGAAATATTGTTGCTAAGTTCGGCAAAAATAAACATCCCGATTTAGATACCTATGTAATAAGCAACGGCATTAAGATTTCAGCAAGGCCCGGCGCTGAGGTAAGGGCAGCATTAAAAGGTGAAATAGTATTTACGGGAGAATTCAGGACCTACGGGCTTATGATAATAATGGATAACGGAGGAGGGCTTTATACAATTTACGGTCATTTAGGCACTATAAACGTGCAGGAAAATATGAAAATAAAAGAAGGGGACATAATTGGGCAAATCACGTCTTTAGAAAACCCGATACTTTATTTTGAGATCCGTTATAATGGAAAAGTAGATGATCCTCTTCTTTGGCTGAAAAAATGAAAAATAAGGAAGGATAGAAAAAATGTTCAAAAAAATGGTTGGCATACTATCAATAGGAATTGTTTCTTTAGTTTTAAGCTATTCGTTTATTGTCCCTGTAAGGGCAGCTGTTGATAAGACATACGAACAATTAAGACTTCTGATTGACGTGATGGGATTGATAGACGCTAACTATGTTGAAGAAAAAAATAATAAAGATTTAATTACCGGGGCTATAAATGGGATGGTAAGGGCACTAGATCCTTTTTCGCAGTTTCTTGAGCCGGATGCCTACAAGGAAATGAAAAGCGAAACTGAAGGGGAGTTCGGTGGAATAGGCATAAGGATATCCCTAAAAAATGATTGGCTTACAGTAATGACTCCTCTTCCCGGAACTCCGGCCTATAAAGCAGGCATACTTCCGGAGGACAAGATAATTAAGGTTGATAATAAAAATATTTACAGGATCACTATAGAAAATGCGATAAAACTTCTAAGAGGCGCGCCGGGAACGAAAGTTACTTTGTCGGTTGCCCGCGAAGGCGAAAAAGAGCCGATTGATTATACTTTGACGCGGGAAATAATTAAAATTGAAACCGTACGAAGCAAAATGATTGATTCCGAAATCGGCTATATACAGCTTATAGAATTTACTGCAAAAAGTGAAAAGGATTTAATAAAAGCTCTATTACAGCTGAAAAAAGAAGGATTGAAATCCCTTGTTCTGGACTTGAGGAACAATCCCGGAGGATTGCTTGATTCAGCCATTGACGTCAGTCAGGACTTTTTGGAAGAGGGAAAACTTGTAGTTTACACCCAAGGAAGGGAAAAAGAAACTAGAAGAGATTATTTTTCAAGAGGAAAATCAGAATTTGCAAAATTGCCGATAGTAGTTTTGGTAAATCGCGGTTCGGCTTCAGGGTCTGAGATTGTTGCCGGCGCAATGCAGGATTTAAAAAGGGGGCTTATTGTAGGCACTACGACCTTTGGAAAAGGTTCGGTCCAGTCTATTTTTCCTTTTGCCGACGGATACGCACTTCGTCTTACGACAGCGAAATATTATACCCCTCTGGGGAGAAGCATTCATCGCGATGAAAACACCGGAGTCGGCGGAATAATTCCTGATATAGTTATTGATGTTCCGAGAGATATTGAATCAAAACTATATAAGCAGTCTGAAAAAATATTTGTGAAAGGGAAAGAGCCGCAGTCTGCCGTAAAAAAGGAAGAATTAGTTGAAGATGTAGTTTTAAAAAAAGCAATTGAATTGATCAAAAACAGGAAAGTCCTCTGATCATAAATTTTGCTAAAATTCTAGAAAACTTATCATTTCAGCATATCTAATTAAAATTAATCCCCATGTAAATAGGGCTTACTGAAAAATAATTAAAATGATTGAATTAACAACACAAAAAACGATTATTTCCTGTTCAAAAGTGCACGGTTTTAATCGTTTTTCACCAAAAAGCTTGCACTTTTTATTACGAGTTTATTTTTCATTAAGCCCTTGATGGTTCGGCTTCGCTCACCATCCTGAGTTTATCGAAGGATTACGCAGATAACAACAAGATTACAATGATTTTACGTCGTAATAATCTTTGTAATCGCCTTTATAATCACTGTAATCAAG is a window encoding:
- the rph gene encoding ribonuclease PH is translated as MPIRTVKVEKNYLKHAEGSCLFSMGETRVLCVASVENKVPFFIEKEGLNKGWVTAEYSLLPRAGKERTPRNRSTGGGRSQEISRLIGRSLRGIIDLKVLGTRSIILDCDVIKADGGTRTASINGAFISLVLALKKLQKEKAIDSFPIKEYLGAVSVGIVKGKKILDLCAEEDNNADVDMNVVMTGSGRIVEIQGTAEKETFSKKDLDEMLVLAWKGIKSIINIQKKIIGQLK
- a CDS encoding XTP/dITP diphosphatase translates to MNELVIATNNKHKYEEIKSILKDLPIKIHSLAEFKGIPHIIEDKKTLEENAVKKAKTVAKITKKWVLADDSGLEVRYLNNEPGVYSARWAGSHCSYEDNNNKLLKLLKGVPKEKRKACFRTVIALSDPHGKVFTVEGKICGIITEKIKGKNGFGYDPLFWIKSHSKTLAELKNEEKNKISHRAKALFKAKRLIQSELTHF
- a CDS encoding GIY-YIG nuclease family protein, giving the protein MYYLYILKSKRNGRYYIGSTGNLGKRLEEHNRGKTKSTKKFVPYQLEYKETFDTLSEARKREYYIKSQKSSRFVEKLIKSGSGAIG
- the galT gene encoding galactose-1-phosphate uridylyltransferase, with amino-acid sequence MPELRRDPIIGRWVIISKERSKRPIEFSREEEQNSKKSCPLCPGNEKVTPPEIFAYGPHGRAKDTSGWTARVVPNKYPILQIEGALNRQGDGMYDKMNGVGAHEVIIESPDHEKEIPELPKKQVEDIIWVYKDRIIDLKKDVRLEYILIFKNRGAQAGATLSHPHSQLIATPIIPKRVREEIIGAKNHYDYKERCVFCDIMKQEISSGQRVVAENDHFIAFCPFASRFPFETWILPKFHSSKFEDIHREEASNLAGMLQTVLGKIDKVLERPPFNYIIHNSPLKEPHMPYAHWYLEIIPKLTQVAGFEWGSGFYVNPTPPEEAAKFLKESE
- the glgA gene encoding glycogen synthase GlgA, producing the protein MKILITASECAPFIKVGGLADVVGTLPPYLKEDGHDVKIFIPKYQKIDENKFHLKKLAYKLQIPIGEKYEIAKVMTAVSPNGTDCYFIENDKYFGRPEVYGPSGEDYPDNRERFIFFSRSVLEASKAIGFQPDIVHCHDWQTGLIPAYLKTLYSIDGFYCNTATVFTIHNIAYQGLFKSDTINIAGFSWKDFVWDKLEYFGKINFLKIGLVYADMLSTVSPTYAKEILYEESGRGMEKTLRHRTNDLEGILNGIDYKEWNPSNDKLIVSNFSKDNREGKKKCKIDLQKVFNLKEKEGALLIGAVSRLDPQKGYNLIKKVLPKFVNNDVQFIFLGKGDKNIEKSLNNLARKYPSKIGVRFEFNNLLAHKIYAGSDAFIMPSLFEPCGLGQMIALAYGTIPIVNRTGGLFDTVKNFSEKTMEGNGFSFHPPEKENLLKTFKNVLKTYHNKKMWEKLIINALNSNFSWDKSARRYEEMYRKAVQKKKN
- a CDS encoding tetratricopeptide repeat protein — its product is MKKMKKIILIILSFLLFTVNSFALVSDRVSFEEGELRSDLEKDFFVDLDKGELSKYTLYDAFLIASGITKFSNFIYYQGKLAKIRERALREVKKTDDPYIAAKNLLFWLHDNIFKKYRADATLANDILDNGEFNCLSGSILYTLLAKDLGLKVVGVVVKDHAFCMLVDSRGDKDIETTIRYGFDPGTKEIEQLKEFTRYVYVPKKEYTLRRTVNTYQLIGALYSNLVNILSNTEKEEIDYDAEIPKYKKGYYFDQESAVFKTDIEACLNNLALKYIGNGDYDNAYRYIRQAKVFNPKNEDFKNLEKKYFSERGIDEAKKGNFEKGIGYLKIVLEIYPSDEKLLNNLAFCYISWGNLYFEKQDFENALIIFLQGLKDTPKDEALLHNIKASYYNLAVKEYKKGNYARAIKYSDEALKLFPDDKSFIEIKQASQGLY
- a CDS encoding permease-like cell division protein FtsX codes for the protein MYKKENRIMFRAVPVIIGTFVAALLFNAVYQMQFSYRKIARDAYLAVFIYKSYESSADEIKKELESIKNIKNISFNSSPSIYEKIVNGSSKIKDILLSGENPFSPYFIVKPELIGAGYVDELKNKIEKIKGVEEIRFDNSLFKTAEKIGNLKYIYLSTLVCAAIILFVSSIIKLVYEIIHFEANFSDYLLSAVWGIVFGLAGIIIYFALSSYVFSSNEAFVPIKFLLSIWPVGIFLNIVLKE
- a CDS encoding peptidoglycan DD-metalloendopeptidase family protein → MRRLFYLILVLLIAHLCISLEASPKKKDDISEKNRSLAELQDKLKAKKSEQEKYKKDEKRISKELDIISKELEQIQTHGEKIRRDIIKAENILKITEKELDASRWEKSRWAGAVKFETNLWYREYFSYKKLFNDNVNEKLMFQAIEQKKNYFASALDREMNSQIVLEKWQTAQRQLMNLKARQEEMAVRKSSVQSQKKNLLKTTAGRRVVAEKEIQELSESGKALKDFIAKLEIERKEKEKEEKKVKTKEKVRLKRKRISWPLQGNIVAKFGKNKHPDLDTYVISNGIKISARPGAEVRAALKGEIVFTGEFRTYGLMIIMDNGGGLYTIYGHLGTINVQENMKIKEGDIIGQITSLENPILYFEIRYNGKVDDPLLWLKK
- a CDS encoding S41 family peptidase, with the translated sequence MFKKMVGILSIGIVSLVLSYSFIVPVRAAVDKTYEQLRLLIDVMGLIDANYVEEKNNKDLITGAINGMVRALDPFSQFLEPDAYKEMKSETEGEFGGIGIRISLKNDWLTVMTPLPGTPAYKAGILPEDKIIKVDNKNIYRITIENAIKLLRGAPGTKVTLSVAREGEKEPIDYTLTREIIKIETVRSKMIDSEIGYIQLIEFTAKSEKDLIKALLQLKKEGLKSLVLDLRNNPGGLLDSAIDVSQDFLEEGKLVVYTQGREKETRRDYFSRGKSEFAKLPIVVLVNRGSASGSEIVAGAMQDLKRGLIVGTTTFGKGSVQSIFPFADGYALRLTTAKYYTPLGRSIHRDENTGVGGIIPDIVIDVPRDIESKLYKQSEKIFVKGKEPQSAVKKEELVEDVVLKKAIELIKNRKVL